In a single window of the Lates calcarifer isolate ASB-BC8 linkage group LG1, TLL_Latcal_v3, whole genome shotgun sequence genome:
- the wdfy2 gene encoding WD repeat and FYVE domain-containing protein 2 isoform X3: MSFNPETRRLLVGMDTGSICEFILSEDYNKMTPAHTYQAHQSRVTVVLFVLEMEWLLSTGQDKNFTWHCSESGQQLGTYRTTAWVSGLQFDVETRHAFVGDHSGQVTILKLEQDSCSLVTTFKGHTGNVTALCWDPVQRVLFSGSSDHSIIMWDIGGRKGTAIELQGHNDKVQGLCYASHTRQLISCSSDGGIVIWNMDVTRQETPEWLDSDSCQKCEQPFFWNFKQMWDSKKIGLRQHHCRKCGQAVCGKCSSKRSTIPLMGFEFEVRVCDSCHESITDEDRAPTATFHDSKHSIVYMHYEPTTGNLLTSGTDKVIKLWDMTPVVS; this comes from the exons GAGTTCATCCTGTCAGAAGACTACAACAAAATGACCCCAGCACACACGTACCAGG CCCACCAGAGCCGAGTGACAgtggtgctgtttgttttggagatgGAGTGGCTACTGAGCACTGGCCAGGACAAAAACTTCACCTGGCACTGCTCAGAGAGCGGCCAACAGCTGGGGACATATCGCACCACTGCCTGGGTTTCTGGACTACA GTTTGATGTGGAGACCAGACACGCCTTTGTTGGGGATCACTCTGGACAGGTGACCATCCTGAAGCTGGAGCAAGACAGCTGCAGCCTGGTCACCACCTTCAAGGGACACACTG GTAATGTGACTGCACTATGTTGGGACCCGGTACAGAGGGTGCTGTTTTCTGGCAGCTCAGACCACTCAATCATCATGTGGGACATCGGGGGGCGCAAAGGCACTGCCATCGAACTGCAAGGGCACAA TGACAAGGTTCAGGGTTTGTGCTATGCTTCCCACACTCGTCAACTCATCTCCTGCAGCTCAGATGGAGGCATCGTCATCTGGAACATGGACGTAACGCGACAAGAG accCCAGAGTGGCTGGACAGTGACTCTTGTCAGAAGTGTGAGCAGCCTTTCTTCTGGAACTTCAAACAGATGTGGGACAGTAAGAAGATTGGCCTACGACAG CACCACTGTAGGAAGTGTGGCCAAGCGGTGTGTGGCAAATGTTCATCCAAACGCTCCACCATCCCCCTCATGGGCTTTGAGTTTgaggtgcgtgtgtgtgacagctgccACGAGTCCATCACTGATGAGGA TCGGGCACCCACAGCCACCTTCCACGACAGCAAGCACAGCATTGTTTACATGCACTATGAGCCCACCACTGGAAATCTGCTCACCTCTGGTACCGACAAGGTTATCAAG